The genomic window TGCACTCCTATTGTGTTGAAGTGTGGATTATATGATCCATATGTTTTAATTGTTTATTTTTCTGGATAACGGGAGTTAGTGATGTCTACCATCTTGGTTGTCTTTGCAATAACGCACTTCATGCCAACATCAAATAGTACTTTCTCGCTCATGTCAGTTAAGTGATTGCCATTGAAAAGGCTTAAGCTGGTCATGGAATACCTTCTCATGTTGGTTAAGTGATTGCCATTGAAGAGGTTTAAGCTTGTCATGGAATACTTTTCTCTTTTATGATGAGTTATTTTCTAGTTTTCTTATGCATGTTATGGGCCTTATGTCCATCATAAATGCTTGTACATGATCAGTATGTGATATCTTGTATAATAGGCGGTGCTGTAAAAGAGACACTTCCATTGTATGATCAGAACATCTATCTGTGCTTCTTTTGCACACTTTGTTGAGATAGATATGTGAGAACTTTATATATTGCTTTAACTTTGATGGCATTGTTGATGAATGCAGATAATGCTGGGACAAACAAAGCTGCTCATAGCACCACATCGCTCAATACAAAGAGGCTTGATGATGATACAGAGAATCTTGCTCGTGAGTTCCATGCACTTTTACTTCTATATGTTTCAAAAAGGAATAACTACCTAAAATAGCTGTTTATTGTCCAATCATTTTGTTTATGTGGTGTGTGTATGTCAATCTTGTTTATGTGATGTGTGTATGGCAATCATTTTATTTATGTTATGTGTGTATTTCTTTCTCAGTTATATCCAATAATATCTGTGAAATATGGCAAAGATTTTTCCTTTGTTTAAAAGGAACTATACAGGAGTATGCTTGTCAGTTGATCAGTTTCTCTTTTTTCTTAATGCATTGACATGCATTTCAGTATATATGTACTTATATCTTGTAAAGTATGTTGGGTTTGCTTGAGTGTTCCACACTATTGAGGTGACACTTGTTCCTAATTTATGTACCATCATGGACTCATGGATTACCCTattttttgatgaattttttgaGGTTTGGAATAAACATAATTTGTTGTGATGTACAAGTCAGGTTTTTCTTAGTTTCTACTGATATTCAACTGTTGATCACAAGGAAAATTAGGTTCGTCTATAATGTACCTGTACTGTCCTTTCAGAGCAAATTTGCTGCTTAGAAGCCGTGTGTATCCTGCTGCATTTGATTTCATATTCTATAAATATGGTAATCATGATTTTTCTATGGGTGCTGTACTTTTATTAGGGCTACACTGTTAAAACTTAAGTTACATTATAGGAATGTTATTCTATGAAAATTTACTTTTACTTTAaaggaatttgaatttgaatccttCAATGGTCCTTTACTTTTCATTGTTATTGAATGCCAATACGTCTTTTATTGCTTTTTAACCATTGGGGGTTATCTTGAACAGATGAGCGTGTGCCGTCAGACCTGAAGAAGAGCATTATGCAGGCTAGAACGGACAAGAAGCTCACACAGGCACAGCTTGCACAGGTATGATGAATCTTACTTAACTGCCAACCTGAAATCTGTAACATCTCTCTGCCTTTCATTCCCTAAGACACATTGTTTGATTACCAGCTGATCAATGAGAAGCCACAAGTCATCCAGGAGTACGAGTCAGGCAAGGCTATCCCAAACCAACAGATCATCGGCAAGCTGGAAAGGGCTCTTGGCACAAAGCTGCGAGGCAAGAAGTGAAGCTGCGTGCATCTGACAGGAGTCGAGTCTTTCAAGAGAGGAGCTTGGCTGGGCAAGTTTACCGCTAAATAAAGCTTGTCTACTAAATCATGCGACTTAAGAAAACCCTGGAGTTTGGTATTTCGCTCTGGTTTGGGTGAATGTAATTATTAGCTTCTGTGAACAACTCTGTATCTGGGTTTCGTTTCGTCAGTGTGTCGTCGTGAATGTGAACTCTTCTGAATGCCTGAACCTTTATATAACTTGTCTCTgttactaaatgtctctgcattaTTAACACTTAATTGCTCCTgcgtgtttatttttattttttgaagacAATGGGAGTTTGCGACTCAGTTGGTTTTTATTTCTACTAGTACGATGGGCCCTTTTAGGTTTGAGCGTTTTGAAAATGCATGAATTGGATGCGATGGTGTGTTGAATTCTAGAGAATTGAATGTTTAATAAGATGTTTTGGTTgtgtaaaaaacagaaaacacacaaTTTTAAAGAATTCCAGAAGAACTGAAATGCGTcattgaaagaaagaaaaacatctATGGAAATCTTCTTTTGAAAATGCACTAGGCTGTGGAGAAAAATAACTGTTTTCAATATGGAAAAAGCCACATGGTACATACTCctccaaaaataattaaaaattctCTGGAAACAAAATATCTCTAAATTTCTGGTACTCCCTCTTTTTTTTTAACTCTGCATAGTTGCTTTGTCTTGAATCAAACTTCCTGAAGTATGATCAAGCTCGtagaaaaaaatattaacatctagaATATCAAATAGGTACAATATGTAAATATATTCCATGATGATTCTAATAGTATTGATTTGATATTGTAAAGCTTCATATTTTTCCGTACAAATTTAGTTAAATTttaaaaagtttgacttaaaaataAAACTATACTATGCGGACTAAAAAGACACGGAGGGAGTATAGAATTCTTTTGAAGCAAAGATGACCTGAAATGGCCATGCTCTATTTCTGCGGTTTGCCGcgcgcggcggcgacggggacgcgCCGCCGCCAACCGTCTTCGCGGCCTTCCCTCCCTCCCCCGTCCGAATCTGACCACCACCCACCGCCTTCGCGCGCGGAATCCCCCCTCCCCTTCGCGCCGCCGCCAACCGCACATCCCGGCAGGAACCTATCCAGCTCCGCCGGGACAACCCCCCAGCTTTCGCGGAGCAGGAGGCCAAACCCGGGCAGCAGCTGCCTCCCTCCCTCATCCACCCATGGCCGCCGGCGAATAGCTCGCCGGAACCAGCGCACGCCGCGGCGTCCTGCCCTCCCCCTCTTCTGCTCTCCCGGCATGATAGATGGCCAAGCCGAGGAGAAACGCCCGCCCTGAGGCAAGGCCCGACCGGAGCTAGCGCCTCCCGGCCGGCCGTGCGGTTCGTCCATCGGTCTCGTCCTAGTTACTCGTCTTATTCTGCCCCGCTCTGAGAGGCCGCGGGTGTCCGAGGACGGCGTCGGTGTGTCCAGCCAGCGAGTGGCCGCCGGGAGGCGCCCGCGTCGTAGCCATGGGTGGCGCGCGTCGGGGGCTCATGCTGCTCTTCGTCCTCGTCGTACTGCTCCAGGCGCAGGCGTGGGCTGGCGCCGCTCCGCTCAACGGCGAAGGTAACTCACAATGCCATCACACGAGAGACCGATGGTAGCACTCGATTTGTGGTTGTGCCTTGGATGATTCATGGGTGTGGTGCCATCATGTACATCTGCTAGGATTGGCTTTGCTGGAGCTGAGGGCGAGGGTGGAGGGAGATCCCCATGGAGTCTTCCATGACTGGGATCCCATGGACAACAATCCCTGCAGCTGGTCCGGCGTCCAATGCTCTGACGGCAATGTGGAGATTCTGTAAGTCTGTTTTTTCCCCCTCTATATTCTTCCAAATGTTGACGCAATGCCTCCACGCAATTATTTATGTGCCGAATTTTGTAATTGCCTACGTTGTTCAAATCATATCTGTGCCAGATTTATGTCAGGAAATAGTTTTCTTTCCACGTTGAAATTCAGATGTTTGCAAATCATTTGTGCCAATACGATTAGCTAAAGTAGTGTATTAATTGTGCATCATGTGCCTTTAGTTCTTATTTTCTTCAACATATAGGAATTTAACAGGTCATGAACTGGCTGGAACCCTCGCACCTGAGATTGGAAGCCTACAATGTCTAAGATCACTGTGAGTATTTTAACTATACTTTATCTGGACTATAAGAGGTTAATTTAGAATTCCATTGTTTGATTCTTATCTCTATATAATGGCGTATTCGATCAGGATAATTCTGAATCACAGACGGTTGCATTTGCAAGCATTGCATGTAGCACTTACAGCCTTTCTGGTTTCGAAAAATCATGCAAAAAAGCATGGCATACATTACACTATATCATGTGCACCTATAAACTTTCATTTAATGTTATGAGTTTTTGTACCTTGTACAAAAACAAAAGGACATAAATGAACTGTATCGGGTACTATTCACTTATCTCTTGTTTATTTCGTACATGTCAAAAATGATGTTAGTTTTTGATGAAAATTTCTAGATGCACCATTGCACTTACGTTAGCAAGCGTTTGCGCAAAATGTTCTTTTGTTTGGTCAATATTATGTGAATACGTGTGTTGGGTCATATTGGCTTAATTCTTATTTCTGTCTAGTTTACTTCCAAAGAACAATTTCCATGGGCAAATCCCCAGAGAGTTTGGAGGGTTATCTGCCCTTGAAGTACTGGATTTGAGTGCCAACAACTTGGATGGAACAATTCCAAAAGAACTAGGGACGATGCCACTACTCAAACAGCTGTAAGGCCAATTGCATCATTTGTGATCTCTTCTTTGCTTCGTAGAATGAAGTACCATTGTGTTTCAGATCACTTCACAACAATCAGTTCCAAGAAGGCGTCTCATCTTTCAACATACAAGGTGGAGCTGCTGAGCAGACATGCTGCTTGAGCAGAAAACTAGGTTGCTGGTAAGTGGCTACATGGATGTGCCCGGCCCTACTTTTGTGGTCACTCAACTTAGCCTTCAACTATTCATAGGTTTCATTTCTGAAAGTTTTATTTCACATCCTAACAGATTTTCGTTTTACAGGCTGGGGTCTAAGAATTGGATTTCTTTCAACGTCCTCCGTGGGAAATATTGCAACAATCTACCAAGTA from Triticum aestivum cultivar Chinese Spring chromosome 3B, IWGSC CS RefSeq v2.1, whole genome shotgun sequence includes these protein-coding regions:
- the LOC123069262 gene encoding multiprotein-bridging factor 1a; amino-acid sequence: MSRTGPIAQDWEPVVVRKKLPNAAAKKDEKAVNAARRAGVDIDIAKKHNAGTNKAAHSTTSLNTKRLDDDTENLAHERVPSDLKKSIMQARTDKKLTQAQLAQLINEKPQVIQEYESGKAIPNQQIIGKLERALGTKLRGKK